Proteins from a genomic interval of Acetobacterium woodii DSM 1030:
- a CDS encoding FAD-dependent oxidoreductase yields the protein MNNKILIVGGVAGGASVAARIRRLDETAEVIMFEKGPNVSFSNCCLPNHLSGMIKNSEDLVLMCPENFKKQYNIEARVNNEVTKIDKDKKVLVVRDLETGQYYEETYDSLFLAPGANPIVPKFEGCSNPNVFTVKNVVDIDKLNKFVQNGVKDIVVVGGGFIGVEVAENLKLSAAGFNVTLVEQADQIMAPFDYDMVQILHKELTDKGVNLIVSDGIAKITDDYAQLASGKKIVAQAVVMAIGVTPDTKLAVEAGLEIGNTRGILVNHNYQTSDPNIYAVGDAIEVYHQITHSKTKLALAGPAQKQARSAADSLYGIPTRNAGVIGSSCIKIFEMNAASTGLTEKAAKLAGFQFDSVYIIPGDIVGIMPGNSPLFFKLVFEVPTGKILGAQAIGKGDATKRIDVIATMITMGGTLEDLKELELCYAPAFSTAKDPVNFAALVAHNIINGVFKQVHVSAVRELVEHKAFIIDAREPHEYERSHLINSVNIPLSQFRQRLDEIPKDQPVYVHCRSGQRSYNMVKALGQLGFDNIWNISGSYLGISMYEYFNDKMQNRKPIVTDYNFN from the coding sequence ATGAATAATAAAATATTGATTGTTGGTGGCGTTGCAGGAGGGGCTTCGGTTGCAGCTCGAATCAGAAGGCTCGATGAAACCGCAGAGGTTATCATGTTTGAAAAAGGACCAAATGTTTCGTTTTCAAATTGTTGTTTACCAAATCATTTAAGCGGGATGATCAAAAACAGTGAAGACCTGGTGTTGATGTGTCCGGAGAACTTTAAAAAGCAGTATAATATAGAAGCTAGAGTAAATAATGAAGTCACTAAAATTGATAAAGATAAAAAAGTGTTGGTAGTCAGAGACTTAGAAACCGGACAATATTACGAAGAAACTTATGATAGTTTATTTCTGGCTCCTGGTGCCAACCCAATTGTTCCCAAATTTGAAGGATGTAGCAACCCCAATGTGTTTACGGTTAAGAATGTAGTTGACATCGACAAGCTGAATAAATTTGTTCAAAATGGGGTCAAAGATATTGTTGTCGTTGGTGGCGGATTTATTGGGGTCGAAGTGGCCGAAAACTTAAAACTATCGGCGGCCGGATTTAATGTTACCTTGGTTGAACAGGCCGATCAGATTATGGCTCCCTTTGATTATGATATGGTTCAGATTTTACATAAAGAACTGACAGACAAAGGGGTTAATCTGATTGTCAGTGATGGCATCGCCAAAATAACCGATGACTATGCACAATTAGCTTCAGGTAAAAAAATAGTAGCGCAAGCGGTGGTAATGGCAATCGGGGTAACTCCTGACACTAAACTCGCCGTTGAAGCAGGGTTGGAAATTGGCAATACCCGCGGCATTTTAGTTAATCACAATTATCAAACCAGTGATCCGAACATCTACGCCGTTGGCGATGCGATTGAAGTGTATCATCAGATTACCCATTCAAAAACAAAACTGGCTTTAGCGGGACCAGCCCAAAAGCAGGCACGATCAGCCGCTGATAGTTTGTATGGGATTCCAACTCGAAATGCGGGGGTGATTGGTTCATCGTGTATTAAGATTTTCGAAATGAATGCAGCCTCAACCGGATTAACGGAGAAAGCGGCAAAATTGGCAGGTTTTCAATTTGATAGTGTCTATATTATTCCTGGTGATATTGTTGGAATTATGCCGGGTAATAGTCCGTTATTTTTCAAATTGGTTTTTGAAGTACCAACCGGAAAAATTTTAGGGGCTCAGGCAATTGGCAAAGGTGATGCAACAAAACGAATCGATGTTATTGCTACGATGATAACAATGGGCGGAACTTTAGAAGATTTGAAAGAACTGGAGCTTTGTTATGCACCCGCGTTTAGTACCGCTAAAGATCCTGTGAATTTCGCCGCTTTAGTTGCGCATAATATTATCAATGGTGTCTTTAAGCAAGTTCATGTTTCAGCGGTCCGTGAGCTGGTTGAGCACAAGGCGTTTATCATTGATGCCCGTGAACCGCATGAATATGAACGGAGTCATTTGATTAATTCCGTTAATATTCCGCTTAGTCAATTCCGTCAACGTCTGGATGAAATTCCTAAAGATCAACCCGTTTATGTCCATTGTCGCAGTGGTCAACGTAGTTACAACATGGTCAAGGCATTGGGTCAACTCGGATTTGATAACATCTGGAATATTTCCGGCTCTTACTTAGGTATTTCAATGTATGAATATTTTAATGATAAAATGCAAAATCGAAAACCGATTGTGACAGACTATAACTTCAATTAA
- a CDS encoding rhodanese-like domain-containing protein → MLKNKKILVFMVVVLSAFALSACSTGTTDKSSTDKSSDGSSVVADAVNSFYANMPDDINKIDQVAFVDKVKAGDSMTILDIRSADAYAEGHIKGAISMPWGPKLADDLTKIPNDKPVMIYCVTGQTAGQTVALLNIAGFDAKSVNLGWNLGISKVEGVDAVIDKTPTEFDASVDTKIDPDIQKAIENYYAGLETATNKNYKISEDDAKKALDEKNATVAFLDVRKADDYAKGHIEGAVNIPFGKGMEEQFSTLPMDKTIIVYCYTGQTAGQTVAGLRLLGYDAVSLNSGTGTAATGTSGWTNKGYPLVTN, encoded by the coding sequence ATGTTGAAAAACAAAAAGATTTTAGTTTTCATGGTTGTTGTTTTATCAGCGTTCGCCTTAAGTGCATGTAGCACGGGCACAACGGATAAAAGTAGCACGGATAAAAGTAGTGATGGATCGTCAGTAGTTGCTGATGCCGTAAACAGCTTTTATGCAAATATGCCGGATGATATCAATAAGATTGATCAGGTGGCATTTGTTGATAAGGTAAAAGCAGGGGATTCAATGACAATTCTGGATATCAGAAGTGCCGATGCCTATGCTGAAGGCCATATCAAAGGAGCGATCAGCATGCCTTGGGGTCCAAAGCTTGCCGATGATTTAACCAAGATTCCCAACGATAAACCTGTTATGATCTATTGTGTAACCGGACAAACAGCCGGTCAAACAGTAGCACTATTAAATATTGCTGGGTTTGATGCTAAATCAGTTAACTTAGGATGGAACTTGGGTATTTCTAAGGTCGAAGGGGTCGATGCCGTGATTGACAAAACACCAACTGAATTTGATGCATCGGTTGATACAAAAATTGATCCAGACATCCAAAAGGCGATTGAAAATTATTATGCCGGTTTGGAAACAGCAACGAACAAAAACTACAAAATTTCAGAAGATGATGCTAAAAAAGCACTTGATGAAAAAAATGCTACAGTAGCATTCTTGGATGTTAGAAAAGCAGATGATTATGCGAAAGGTCATATTGAAGGTGCGGTAAACATTCCTTTTGGTAAAGGAATGGAAGAACAATTCAGCACTTTACCAATGGATAAAACAATTATTGTATATTGCTACACCGGTCAAACTGCTGGTCAAACAGTAGCAGGACTGAGATTATTGGGCTATGATGCAGTGTCACTCAATTCAGGAACCGGGACCGCAGCGACGGGGACATCAGGATGGACAAATAAAGGATATCCGCTTGTAACCAACTAA
- a CDS encoding ATP-grasp domain-containing protein: MRIQILGGGNNQIGAIIRAKEQGHEVVLTDYYEDAPGRAYAKYNEVVSTFDVDANIRVAQKYHVDGVMTMGTDQPVYTVACVAAAQNLPCFHEIEVAKAVTNKEIMKTVFTKNEIPTASYQFITATSKHLDLAKMKLPVVLKPLDSQGQRGVFKLDTVSAVLEHLPETLSYSREQKALVEEYYESDEITVSAWVDCGKTTILTVTDRKTFQFEKHIGICYAHEFPSKHINQYQTIKKITDQVRKAFAINNGPLYIQLLVGKTEILVNEVACRIGGAYEEISIPYVTGFDILDHVIAYSLGQKRSGPITDDKIVNGQKYLSTQLFFAKPGQVKSVTDLESLKALPGIIAAGYNIKKGQTLKAIDNATARAGYMVITGKSRENLNKNINNAFQHLKIINMSDQNLVIKPDK, encoded by the coding sequence ATGCGAATACAGATTTTAGGTGGCGGAAATAATCAGATTGGTGCAATTATTCGGGCTAAGGAACAGGGACATGAGGTCGTCTTAACCGACTATTATGAAGACGCCCCAGGGCGGGCTTATGCCAAGTATAATGAGGTCGTCAGTACCTTTGATGTTGATGCCAATATCCGGGTGGCGCAAAAATATCATGTTGATGGAGTTATGACGATGGGGACTGATCAACCGGTATACACCGTTGCGTGTGTTGCCGCTGCGCAAAACTTACCCTGCTTTCACGAGATTGAGGTGGCGAAAGCCGTTACAAATAAAGAGATAATGAAAACGGTCTTTACAAAAAATGAGATTCCAACAGCTTCGTATCAGTTCATTACCGCCACGTCCAAGCATCTGGATTTGGCAAAAATGAAATTACCGGTGGTTTTAAAACCACTTGACAGTCAAGGACAAAGAGGTGTCTTTAAGCTTGATACGGTGTCGGCGGTGCTGGAACATCTGCCCGAAACTTTAAGTTATTCCAGAGAACAAAAAGCGTTAGTGGAAGAGTATTACGAAAGTGATGAAATAACCGTGAGCGCTTGGGTCGATTGTGGAAAAACAACGATTCTCACGGTAACAGATCGAAAAACCTTTCAATTTGAAAAACATATCGGCATTTGTTATGCGCATGAGTTTCCCTCAAAACATATCAATCAATACCAAACCATAAAAAAGATAACGGATCAAGTTAGAAAAGCGTTTGCGATTAACAATGGGCCATTGTATATACAATTGCTGGTTGGTAAAACGGAGATTTTAGTTAACGAAGTTGCGTGTCGGATTGGCGGCGCTTATGAAGAAATATCAATTCCATATGTGACCGGATTTGATATTCTTGATCATGTCATTGCTTATTCGTTGGGGCAAAAAAGGAGCGGTCCTATTACCGATGATAAGATAGTTAACGGCCAGAAGTATCTGTCAACGCAATTATTTTTTGCTAAACCGGGGCAAGTCAAAAGTGTGACTGACCTCGAGAGCCTTAAAGCCTTGCCGGGTATTATTGCCGCCGGTTATAATATCAAAAAAGGCCAAACGTTAAAAGCAATTGATAATGCCACGGCGAGAGCTGGCTACATGGTGATAACCGGAAAAAGTCGCGAGAACTTAAATAAAAACATTAACAATGCTTTTCAGCATTTGAAGATTATTAATATGAGCGACCAAAACCTTGTTATTAAGCCGGATAAATAA
- a CDS encoding ABC transporter ATP-binding protein — MSSIIKIKNLSKSYEKRLILEQINLEIESGEFLCIIGPSGCGKSTLLNLMGGFMKPDSGVITLQDKPVKQPSRDCIMVFQEFDQLFPWQTVQQNLEFPLKNDKKKYAKEKIRQLSNDYLEMVKLKEFSHFYPQQLSGGMKQRVAIARSLVTTPKVLLMDEPFGSLDFQTKSELHQTLLEIWKKTQTTIVFVTHDVREALELADRIVILKDGVIKQIIPNQNKDQSEAKMNEIIKYHSP; from the coding sequence ATGAGTAGTATAATAAAAATAAAAAATTTATCAAAGTCATATGAAAAGCGATTAATTCTTGAGCAGATCAATTTAGAGATTGAATCCGGCGAATTTTTATGTATCATTGGACCGTCAGGTTGTGGAAAAAGTACGTTATTAAACTTAATGGGTGGTTTTATGAAACCGGATAGTGGTGTCATTACGTTGCAAGACAAACCGGTTAAACAGCCGAGTCGTGATTGTATTATGGTTTTTCAGGAATTTGATCAGCTTTTTCCATGGCAAACGGTTCAGCAAAATCTTGAATTTCCGCTGAAAAATGATAAAAAAAAGTATGCGAAGGAAAAAATCAGGCAATTATCAAACGATTATCTGGAAATGGTTAAATTAAAAGAATTTAGCCATTTCTATCCGCAACAACTTTCAGGAGGAATGAAGCAACGGGTTGCCATCGCGCGTTCACTGGTAACAACGCCGAAGGTTTTGCTAATGGATGAGCCGTTTGGAAGCCTGGATTTTCAAACAAAAAGTGAGCTGCATCAAACGCTGCTCGAGATCTGGAAAAAAACCCAAACGACGATTGTTTTTGTTACCCATGACGTTCGCGAAGCACTCGAACTTGCTGATCGCATCGTGATTTTAAAAGATGGCGTGATTAAGCAGATAATCCCTAACCAAAACAAGGATCAAAGTGAAGCCAAAATGAATGAAATTATTAAATATCATTCACCTTGA
- a CDS encoding YeeE/YedE family protein, producing MNLDNKHKVQPLIGLGVLLIVVIFGAFKSTIDQNLGLYLVTGLALGYILTRSRFGFAGGIKRIYVTGERSLSSALLVMFAIAMILAAGIQWSATVSGLPVPGLSFVKFLNISVLIGGFIFGMGMMLAGGCASGTLSDLGEGEGHAMFAIITFILGSIPGVIVQDQINSSAIGQIGIKLYLPDAFGYVGALAISFVLLVGLYVIVRKYEDYRKKEGYYQETVYEDQELPIPEDDHFKLFSYKTFHKFFVERWSFMTGGILLAIMFALILITTNNSWGITGAFVTWGVAFLQMLGVNFTAPVFAYYVETANKGILNDPYSLRNIGIILGALIGFLLAGRLAFKLKFKLRNIIYYLIGGFLMGFGARLAGGCNIGALFSGICNFSISGWGFFVTLTLGGMTALKLFAGKADTIPPDRHQKIS from the coding sequence ATGAATTTAGATAATAAACATAAAGTACAACCGCTGATCGGTTTAGGAGTGCTTTTAATCGTTGTAATCTTTGGTGCCTTTAAAAGCACGATTGATCAAAATCTGGGATTATATCTGGTAACTGGTTTGGCGTTAGGTTATATATTAACACGTTCCAGATTTGGTTTTGCCGGCGGAATAAAACGAATTTATGTCACTGGTGAACGAAGTTTAAGTAGTGCCCTTTTAGTGATGTTTGCGATTGCGATGATCTTAGCAGCGGGAATCCAATGGTCGGCGACGGTAAGTGGATTACCGGTTCCCGGACTTAGTTTCGTCAAATTTCTCAATATTTCAGTATTGATTGGCGGTTTTATATTTGGAATGGGAATGATGCTTGCTGGTGGTTGTGCGTCGGGGACATTAAGTGACCTCGGTGAAGGCGAAGGACATGCCATGTTTGCAATTATAACATTTATTTTAGGATCAATACCAGGCGTAATTGTACAGGATCAAATAAATTCTTCGGCAATTGGTCAAATTGGCATTAAATTATATTTGCCTGATGCTTTTGGATATGTAGGGGCGCTTGCTATTTCGTTTGTTTTGCTGGTTGGATTATACGTAATTGTCCGAAAATATGAAGATTATCGAAAAAAAGAAGGATATTATCAGGAAACAGTTTACGAAGATCAGGAACTGCCAATACCTGAGGATGATCATTTTAAATTGTTCAGTTATAAAACTTTCCACAAATTTTTTGTTGAACGATGGAGCTTTATGACCGGTGGCATTTTATTGGCGATCATGTTTGCCTTAATTTTGATTACCACAAACAACAGCTGGGGTATTACCGGTGCTTTTGTAACGTGGGGAGTGGCATTTTTACAAATGCTTGGAGTGAATTTTACCGCGCCGGTTTTTGCTTATTATGTTGAGACCGCCAATAAGGGCATTTTAAACGATCCTTATTCACTACGAAATATCGGGATCATTCTCGGTGCGTTGATTGGTTTTTTACTGGCTGGCCGATTAGCGTTTAAGTTGAAGTTTAAACTAAGAAATATTATTTATTATTTGATTGGCGGTTTTTTAATGGGTTTTGGAGCCCGCTTAGCGGGAGGGTGTAATATCGGAGCATTATTTTCCGGGATTTGTAATTTTTCAATTTCCGGATGGGGCTTTTTTGTGACCTTGACATTAGGTGGAATGACCGCATTGAAATTATTCGCGGGAAAGGCCGATACAATTCCGCCGGACCGGCATCAAAAGATATCCTAG
- a CDS encoding ABC transporter permease, giving the protein MKIKAIFQKTYTKYIWIAILLLIWEMIATFSNVSPLVFPSLEQIAGALIDSIVTGEILWQMLFSLSLILVGLVIGMVLAFLMSSLALLSPVFESFVDTCVSIFHPLPGIALLPLIILWIGTGSKAILFIIVHSVLWPMILNMKAGFKSIPAVYKKIGQNYQFSKLEIIFKIYVPASLPYFIAGLKIGWARAWRATISAEMIFGASGGIGGIGWYIFNKRVFMDTAGIFAGLFMIIFVGILVEDFFFNKIEANTINKWGMS; this is encoded by the coding sequence ATGAAAATTAAAGCGATATTCCAGAAGACCTACACAAAATACATCTGGATTGCTATTTTATTGCTCATCTGGGAAATGATCGCGACTTTTTCAAATGTCAGTCCGCTCGTTTTTCCCTCGTTAGAACAAATTGCGGGGGCTTTGATCGATTCTATTGTTACGGGTGAGATTCTTTGGCAGATGCTTTTTTCACTGAGTCTTATTTTAGTCGGCTTGGTGATTGGGATGGTATTAGCATTTTTGATGTCCTCGCTGGCGTTGCTGAGTCCTGTTTTTGAAAGTTTCGTTGATACCTGTGTGTCGATTTTTCATCCACTCCCGGGAATTGCATTGTTGCCCTTGATTATCCTTTGGATTGGGACCGGAAGTAAAGCGATTTTATTTATCATTGTCCATTCGGTTTTATGGCCGATGATTTTGAACATGAAAGCCGGGTTTAAATCGATTCCTGCCGTTTATAAAAAGATCGGCCAAAATTATCAGTTTAGTAAACTCGAGATCATTTTTAAAATTTATGTACCGGCATCGTTGCCTTATTTCATTGCCGGACTTAAGATCGGGTGGGCACGGGCGTGGCGAGCGACAATCAGTGCCGAAATGATATTTGGGGCATCAGGCGGAATTGGCGGAATTGGCTGGTATATTTTTAATAAACGGGTATTTATGGATACTGCTGGTATTTTTGCCGGATTGTTTATGATTATTTTCGTAGGTATTTTGGTAGAAGATTTCTTTTTTAACAAAATTGAAGCAAATACTATTAATAAATGGGGAATGTCATGA
- a CDS encoding glycosyltransferase family 2 protein, which produces MSNDISVVVPVYNSAKSIAELVERIVTTLKKEKKSFEIILVEDHSKDESLAVINGLKERDFRIKVIPLSQNVGQQAAVKIGIMAAKGMVVITIDDDLEHQPEDMTLLLTEIRKGYDVVYGVPINKQYLFYRKLGSRLVGLFFTLFLGKPRNIKVGSFRIINRTTVDRICQDKTPFVYITAMTLKVTKNIGNVAVKHQERQFGKSNYDLKKLMKLFFNLFYYYRKA; this is translated from the coding sequence GTGAGTAATGATATTAGTGTGGTCGTTCCAGTTTATAACTCTGCAAAATCTATTGCAGAATTAGTTGAACGAATTGTGACGACACTCAAAAAAGAAAAAAAATCTTTTGAGATTATTTTAGTGGAGGATCACTCAAAAGATGAGTCATTGGCCGTAATAAACGGGTTGAAAGAGCGAGACTTTCGGATTAAGGTGATTCCACTATCGCAAAATGTCGGTCAACAGGCGGCCGTGAAAATAGGAATAATGGCGGCGAAGGGGATGGTAGTCATTACGATTGATGATGATCTCGAACATCAGCCTGAAGATATGACGTTGCTTTTGACCGAGATCAGGAAGGGTTATGATGTTGTTTACGGGGTTCCGATAAACAAGCAGTATTTGTTTTATCGAAAATTAGGATCTCGATTAGTTGGTCTTTTTTTTACGCTATTTCTGGGAAAACCGCGAAACATCAAAGTTGGTAGTTTTCGAATTATCAATCGAACAACAGTCGATCGGATTTGTCAGGATAAAACTCCGTTTGTTTATATTACGGCGATGACATTGAAAGTGACTAAAAATATTGGCAACGTGGCGGTCAAGCATCAGGAACGGCAATTTGGAAAATCAAATTATGATTTAAAAAAATTAATGAAGCTTTTTTTTAATTTGTTTTATTACTATCGAAAAGCGTGA
- a CDS encoding ArnT family glycosyltransferase encodes MQSWKKIFLFENLIYLFLILFFIGNLLFLTSFPYVHSDESWLSGLSRNIITQHNISVTEPFFDAYQRNPHAIRLLFHLLQGLMIPFFGYTIFSFRLISLLFSVGTLYFFYRLALITLKTPKTALLTTVLMSLDLQYLYASHFARQEIILVFALVLSVYLLINPIDAHTYKRDLAIGTVVGLSIGIHPNSFIIAVAIGLTYCYLGYKKKIHLKNLLVFISVVLLFCLFFIGLSLYMDPSYLTHYSQHGKNFGVYDNIENKCADFIFFYQRIFNGDSIEYYMPNIQFQLILFSLSLILAIIYFLKGKNRLLTRKLAPILIMVLGINLGLLAIGRFNVTSIVLLFPFMYLLTATLLTYLDKKNGLLILLILVTAINTVIQIQPYKSSYHAYCAQISQFVSKDDHVLGNLNSEYCFTNDQFWDYRNLQYLDEQKISFSNYITTRKIKYIIYYDELDYIYANHPKYDIMYGDLTTVYPEMKTFLELHCTEIYQFSDSTYGTNLAPLIDQKPWQIHIFKVNDI; translated from the coding sequence ATGCAGTCATGGAAAAAAATCTTTCTATTTGAAAATTTGATTTACCTTTTTTTGATCTTGTTTTTTATTGGCAATCTGCTTTTTTTGACAAGTTTTCCTTACGTTCATTCTGATGAATCCTGGTTAAGCGGTTTATCCCGCAATATCATTACTCAGCACAACATTTCCGTGACTGAACCTTTCTTTGATGCCTATCAACGAAATCCACATGCGATCAGACTTTTATTTCATCTCTTACAAGGCTTGATGATCCCGTTTTTTGGTTATACCATTTTTTCCTTTCGATTGATTTCCCTGCTATTTTCAGTTGGAACCTTATACTTTTTTTATCGTTTAGCTCTCATTACGCTCAAAACCCCTAAAACAGCGTTGCTAACAACGGTATTAATGTCGCTGGATTTACAATATCTTTATGCCTCACATTTCGCCCGTCAGGAGATCATCCTCGTTTTTGCTCTGGTATTATCCGTTTACCTGTTAATCAATCCGATTGATGCCCACACTTATAAACGAGACCTTGCTATTGGGACGGTTGTCGGGCTAAGTATCGGAATACACCCGAACAGTTTTATCATCGCTGTTGCTATTGGTCTCACTTATTGTTATTTGGGATATAAAAAAAAGATTCATTTAAAGAATCTTCTCGTATTTATCAGTGTGGTACTTTTATTTTGCCTATTTTTTATTGGGCTCAGTCTTTATATGGACCCTTCTTATCTGACACATTATTCGCAACATGGAAAAAACTTTGGCGTCTATGACAATATTGAGAATAAATGTGCAGATTTTATCTTTTTTTATCAGCGAATCTTTAATGGTGATAGCATTGAATATTATATGCCCAATATCCAATTTCAATTAATTTTGTTTTCGCTTAGTTTAATCCTTGCGATTATTTATTTTCTAAAAGGAAAAAACCGCTTGTTAACTAGAAAATTAGCCCCCATTTTAATTATGGTTTTGGGAATTAACCTTGGTCTTCTGGCAATTGGCCGATTCAATGTCACCAGTATTGTTTTACTTTTTCCATTTATGTATTTACTCACTGCCACTCTGTTGACATATTTGGACAAAAAAAATGGTTTATTGATCTTATTAATTCTCGTTACCGCTATTAACACCGTTATTCAAATTCAGCCCTATAAAAGCAGTTATCATGCCTATTGCGCTCAAATTTCGCAATTTGTTTCCAAAGATGATCACGTTTTAGGCAATCTTAACAGCGAATATTGTTTTACTAATGATCAGTTTTGGGATTACCGCAATCTTCAATATCTGGATGAACAAAAAATCAGTTTTAGCAACTATATTACGACCCGAAAAATAAAATACATTATTTATTATGATGAACTTGATTATATTTACGCAAATCACCCTAAATACGATATCATGTACGGTGATTTAACAACTGTCTATCCTGAAATGAAGACCTTTCTTGAACTACATTGTACTGAAATATATCAATTCAGCGATTCCACTTATGGCACCAATCTTGCCCCACTGATTGATCAAAAACCATGGCAAATCCATATTTTCAAGGTGAATGATATTTAA
- a CDS encoding ABC transporter permease, whose translation MKKKISTNRLLTIGTWLAILMIWFVITKYNLVSAIVVPAPGDVFRTFIDILKNGYNGTSLWVHLGTSFYRLFVASLLAIITAVPLGLLSGYFEKTRAIVDSIVQFYRPLPPLAYYVVLILWLGIGESSKVTLLYLAAFAPIYVACVSAVTNINQDYILSAKSLGANQRNVFFYIVLPACLPEIFTSIRTAVGVAYTTLVSAEMVAATSGIGWMVIDASRYLKSTVIFVGIIIMGISGLLIDLALRKLEDKFVYWKGYQ comes from the coding sequence ATGAAAAAAAAAATTTCAACCAATCGATTATTGACAATAGGAACTTGGTTGGCAATTCTCATGATCTGGTTTGTGATAACGAAATACAATCTGGTTTCAGCTATTGTTGTTCCGGCGCCAGGCGACGTTTTTCGAACGTTTATTGATATTTTAAAAAATGGTTATAATGGGACCAGTTTATGGGTCCATTTAGGAACCAGTTTTTATCGGTTGTTTGTGGCGTCTTTATTAGCGATAATAACAGCCGTCCCGTTAGGACTGTTAAGTGGCTATTTTGAGAAAACCCGGGCTATTGTTGATTCAATCGTTCAGTTTTATCGACCGCTACCGCCATTGGCCTATTATGTGGTATTGATTTTATGGTTGGGGATTGGTGAATCCTCGAAAGTTACATTGCTATATTTAGCAGCTTTTGCGCCAATTTATGTCGCTTGCGTATCGGCGGTGACAAATATCAATCAGGATTACATTTTAAGTGCCAAATCGCTCGGGGCCAATCAGCGCAACGTGTTTTTTTATATCGTTTTACCGGCGTGTCTGCCAGAGATTTTTACGAGTATCAGAACCGCGGTCGGAGTGGCATATACAACACTGGTTTCGGCTGAGATGGTAGCAGCGACGTCAGGGATTGGCTGGATGGTTATTGATGCGTCGCGATATTTAAAAAGCACTGTTATTTTTGTGGGGATTATTATTATGGGAATCTCCGGACTACTCATCGATTTGGCCTTGCGTAAATTGGAAGATAAATTTGTTTACTGGAAAGGATATCAATAG
- a CDS encoding ABC transporter substrate-binding protein — translation MKKLAIILVLFGLFFMSGCSAQKNDSPEKAIRIAEQYGIAYAPVQIIKDQGLLEKNCPGIQVSWEQMTNTTAIREAMVADKLDAGFMAIPPFLIGWDNGMDWKIATGLSSVPVGLVAKDEIQSLQDIGSGDRIALPQPGSVQHILLAMACKKEFNDPRKMDNILVTLSHPDGMNALLAGREITAHFTSTPYLETELATAGYHEILDGHSAFGGDFSFIVGVTTKKLHDQNPQVYEAFNQSVAQAIQFINEHPNEAAEILAKYYDLSEADILTYITEEDTQYSTTVKGIKTFSDFMKETNYLEKTYGNIDDVIWENTNYEN, via the coding sequence ATGAAAAAATTAGCAATAATATTAGTTCTGTTTGGCCTTTTTTTTATGTCAGGATGTTCAGCACAAAAAAATGACAGTCCGGAAAAAGCGATCCGAATTGCTGAACAATATGGTATTGCCTACGCCCCGGTGCAGATTATTAAGGATCAGGGTTTACTGGAAAAAAACTGCCCGGGAATTCAGGTTTCATGGGAACAAATGACCAATACAACGGCGATTCGCGAAGCCATGGTTGCGGATAAATTAGATGCCGGTTTTATGGCGATTCCACCATTTTTAATTGGCTGGGATAATGGGATGGATTGGAAAATAGCAACAGGCTTGTCTTCAGTTCCAGTCGGATTGGTGGCCAAAGATGAGATTCAGTCACTTCAGGATATTGGGAGCGGCGATCGCATTGCTTTACCGCAACCGGGAAGTGTTCAACACATCCTGTTAGCGATGGCCTGTAAAAAAGAATTTAACGATCCAAGAAAGATGGATAACATCCTGGTTACCTTGTCCCACCCAGATGGGATGAATGCATTGCTGGCAGGTCGTGAGATTACCGCCCATTTTACCTCGACACCTTATCTGGAAACAGAACTGGCAACGGCGGGATATCATGAAATTTTGGATGGTCATTCAGCTTTTGGCGGAGATTTCAGCTTTATTGTTGGGGTGACAACGAAAAAGCTTCATGATCAAAATCCGCAAGTTTATGAAGCTTTTAACCAATCAGTGGCTCAAGCAATCCAATTTATTAATGAACATCCGAATGAAGCAGCAGAGATTCTGGCCAAATATTACGATTTATCAGAAGCCGATATTTTAACATATATTACCGAAGAAGATACCCAGTATAGTACAACGGTAAAAGGGATTAAGACGTTTTCTGATTTTATGAAAGAGACGAATTATCTCGAAAAAACATATGGTAATATTGACGATGTGATTTGGGAAAATACTAATTATGAAAATTAA